The Platichthys flesus chromosome 10, fPlaFle2.1, whole genome shotgun sequence genome includes a window with the following:
- the hltf gene encoding helicase-like transcription factor isoform X2 yields the protein MSSPGVQMNFPRWDMHWGSYTDSDLFSDPHESDTETLSQAIRAAAAEEPDADGSVLFGYLQGTVVGLRFYTGVVNQGEMVGLVREPHNPYDRNAVMVANIYGSQVGHIKRELAAAMAYVMDNNMAKVEGVVYSGTKNQYNMPVMLSFWGGEENKDAVIESMARRGFRLTTGANQPSSASKKGLTIPLTAKELKNAFDNLFEDLMDSKDGEKEAVESVVTPLLPHQRQALSWMCARENKSTLPPFWKKTGELYYNTLTCFSAKEIPERVRGGILADDMGLGKTLTTIALILTNFHNGKPLPVERCEKGSSPFSAKTKPQMFSKLEGNSDATDGAGRSSDLPQAGGICADIPDIVERTSASKGKMKATKRKPSKVAPVLQEDLDFAAALGGSASDTAPKKKKTANKASPTAGLESFLPQSADDLSTRTTLIICPLSVLSNWLEQFEQHVHPNVKLNVYLYYGSERNRSKKFLSSQDVVITTYNVLSADFANKSPLHGISWLRVVLDEGHIIRNPNTQMSKAVLDLKAERRWILSGTPIQNSVKDLWMLVAFLRLKPFDVREWWNRVIQRPTTQGDRDGLQNLQTLVKFITLRRTKSSEANGRPLVSLPEKTVYVEQVELSQQEREEYELARNEGRNTIGRYVAEGSVLRNYADVLAILMRLRQHCCHPDLLAKVCSDLGAAATPTELRERLIEKLRLVLASGSDEECSVCLDSVRLPVITHCAHVYCRPCIAQVISTEKETARCPLCRSEIKTKELVEFPQEEMEEENSMNSERWRTSSKVQALMGNLLRLRSEDSSIKSLVVSQFTRFLTILETPLREHGFTFVRFDGAMSQKKRTQVIREFQSSAADGPAIMLLSLKAGGVGLNLTAASRVFLMDPAWNPATEEQCIDRCHRLGQKKKVVVTKFIVKSSVEENMVKIQRQKQDLVEKAFGSTSTESKLSPIDDIRALMEL from the exons A tGTCCTCTCCAGGTGTCCAGATGAACTTCCCCAGGTGGGACATGCATTGGGGCAGCTACACAGACAGCGACCTCTTCTCAGACCCCCATGAGTCCGACACAGAGACCCTCTCCCAGGCCATCAGAGCCGCGGCGGCCGAGGAGCCGGACGCTGACGGCAGTGTGCTGTTTGGATACCTGCAGGGCACCGTGGTCGGCCTCCGGTTCTACACAGGGGTG GTGAATCAGGGGGAAATGGTCGGCTTAGTGCGTGAGCCGCACAATCCATACGACCGTAACGCAGTGATGGTCGCCAACATTTATGGCAGCCAGGTGGGACACATCAAGAGGGAGCTGGCAGCAGCTATGGCATACGTCATGGACAACAACATGGCTAAAGTAGAGGG GGTGGTGTACTCGGGCACGAAGAACCAGTACAATATGCCAGTGATGCTGTCGTTctgggggggagaggagaacaAAGATGCCGTGATTGAATCAATGGCACGCCGTGGATTTAGACTGACCACAG GTGCAAATCAACCATCAAGTGCATCTAAGAAAGGTTTGACCATCCCACTAACTGCAAAAGAG ctgaAGAATGCATTTGATAATCTGTTTGAAGATCTGATGGATAGTAAAGACGGCGAGAAAGAAGCTGTTGAG TCTGTGGTCACTCCTCTCCTGCCGCACCAGAGACAGGCCCTGTCCTGGATGTGTGCTCGAGAAAACAAATCTACGCTGCCGCCCTTCTGGAAGAAGACAGGCGAGCTGTACTACAACACGCTCACATGTTTCTCTGCCAAAGAAATACCAGAGAGGGTTCGTGGAGGAATACTGGCAGATGACATGGGACTG GGAAAAACTCTGACAACCATTGCTCTGATCCTCACCAACTTTCACAATGGAAAGCCCCTGCCTGTGGAGAGATGT GAGAAGGGATCCTCACCTTTTTCAGCCAAAACCAAACCACAGATGTTCTCCAAACTAGAAG GGAACAGCGATGCAACTGATGGAGCAGGAAGGAGCTCAGACCT TCCTCAGGCGGGGGGGATCTGTGCTGATATACCAGACATCGTGGAGAGAACAA GTGCTAGCAAAGGAAAGATGAAAGCCACCAAACGAAAGCCCAGTAAAG TGGCCCCAGTTCTGCAGGAGGATCTGGACTTCGCGGCAGCACTCGGTGGCTCCGCATCAGACACAGCCccgaagaaaaagaaaactgccAACAAGGCCAGTCCCACAGCCG GTTTGGAATCCTTTCTCCCTCAAAGTGCAGATGACTTATCAACAAGAACAACTCTCATCATCTGTCCACTCTCTGTGCTCAGCAACTGGCTG gaGCAGTTTGAGCAGCACGTGCATCCCAATGTGAAGCTCAACGTATATCTGTATTACGGCTCGGAGCGCAACAGGAGCAAGAAGTTTTTGTCCTCCCAGGATGTGGTGATCACCACCTACAACGTTCTGTCTGCTGACTTTGCC AATAAGAGTCCCCTCCACGGGATCAGTTGGCTGAGGGTCGTCCTGGATGAAGGACACATCATAagaaacccaaacacacagatgagtAAAGCCGTGTTGGACCTGAAGGCTGAACGCCGCTGGATTCTTTCAG GTACTCCGATCCAGAACAGTGTGAAAGACCTGTGGATGCTGGTGGCTTTCCTGCGTCTGAAGCCATTCGATGTGCGGGAGTGGTGGAACCGAGTTATCCAGAGACCCAcgacacagggagacagggacGGCCTGCA GAACCTTCAGACCCTGGTGAAGTTCATCACCCTGCGGCGGACCAAGAGCAGTGAGGCGAATGGGCGCCCCCTGGTGTCCCTGCCTGAAAAGACTGTCTACGTGGAGCAGGTGGAACTGAGCCAGCAAGAAAGAGAGGAGTACGAGTTGGCACGCAACGAAGGAAGAAACACCAtcggcag aTATGTAGCAGAGGGCTCAGTGCTGAGGAACTATGCTGATGTGTTGGCCATCCTGATGAGGCTTCGACAACACTGCTGCCACCCTGATCTGCTGGCGAAGGTTTGCTCAGATTTAG GTGCTGCAGCGACGCCCACAGAGCTTCGGGAGcgtctgatcgagaagctgcgGTTGGTGTTGGCCAGCGGCTCCGACGAGgagtgctctgtgtgtctggaCTCGGTCCGCCTCCCCGTCATCACACACTGCGCACATGTTTACTGCCGGCCCTGCATCGCCCAGGTCATCAGCACCGAGAAG GAGACGGCGCGTTGTCCTCTCTGTCGAAGTGAGATCAAGACCAAGGAGCTTGTGGAGTTTCCACAGGAGGAAATGGAAGAAGAGAACAGTATGAATtctgagaggtggaggacaagCTCAAAG gtgcAGGCGCTGATGGGAAACCTGCTCAGGCTGCGAAGTGAAGACAGCAGCATTAAAAGTTTGGTCGTCTCTCAGTTTACGCGTTTCCTCACCATACTGGAGACTCCACTCAG AGAGCACGGTTTCACTTTTGTGCGTTTCGACGGCGCCATGAGCCAAAAGAAGAGGACCCAGGTGATCCGGGAGTTTCAGAGCTCCGCGGCCGACGGCCCCGCCATCATGCTGCTGTCACTCAAAGCTGGAGGGGTGGGGCTCAACTTGACCGCCGCCTCTCGAGTTTTCCTCATGGACCCT GCCTGGAACCCAGCCACCGAGGAGCAGTGTATCGACCGCTGCCACCGTCTGGGCCAGAAGAAGAAAGTCGTCGTCACCAAG tttATTGTGAAGAGTTCAGTCGAGGAGAACATGGTGAAGATCCAGAGGCAGAAGCAGGACCTGGTGGAGAAGGCGTTTGGCTCCACAAGCACCGAAAGTAAATTGTCTCCCATCGACGACATCAGAGCTCTGATGGAGCTGTAG
- the hltf gene encoding helicase-like transcription factor isoform X3 — translation MNFPRWDMHWGSYTDSDLFSDPHESDTETLSQAIRAAAAEEPDADGSVLFGYLQGTVVGLRFYTGVVNQGEMVGLVREPHNPYDRNAVMVANIYGSQVGHIKRELAAAMAYVMDNNMAKVEGVVYSGTKNQYNMPVMLSFWGGEENKDAVIESMARRGFRLTTGTSKPTGANQPSSASKKGLTIPLTAKELKNAFDNLFEDLMDSKDGEKEAVESVVTPLLPHQRQALSWMCARENKSTLPPFWKKTGELYYNTLTCFSAKEIPERVRGGILADDMGLGKTLTTIALILTNFHNGKPLPVERCEKGSSPFSAKTKPQMFSKLEGNSDATDGAGRSSDLPQAGGICADIPDIVERTSASKGKMKATKRKPSKVAPVLQEDLDFAAALGGSASDTAPKKKKTANKASPTAGLESFLPQSADDLSTRTTLIICPLSVLSNWLEQFEQHVHPNVKLNVYLYYGSERNRSKKFLSSQDVVITTYNVLSADFANKSPLHGISWLRVVLDEGHIIRNPNTQMSKAVLDLKAERRWILSGTPIQNSVKDLWMLVAFLRLKPFDVREWWNRVIQRPTTQGDRDGLQNLQTLVKFITLRRTKSSEANGRPLVSLPEKTVYVEQVELSQQEREEYELARNEGRNTIGRYVAEGSVLRNYADVLAILMRLRQHCCHPDLLAKVCSDLGAAATPTELRERLIEKLRLVLASGSDEECSVCLDSVRLPVITHCAHVYCRPCIAQVISTEKETARCPLCRSEIKTKELVEFPQEEMEEENSMNSERWRTSSKVQALMGNLLRLRSEDSSIKSLVVSQFTRFLTILETPLREHGFTFVRFDGAMSQKKRTQVIREFQSSAADGPAIMLLSLKAGGVGLNLTAASRVFLMDPAWNPATEEQCIDRCHRLGQKKKVVVTKFIVKSSVEENMVKIQRQKQDLVEKAFGSTSTESKLSPIDDIRALMEL, via the exons ATGAACTTCCCCAGGTGGGACATGCATTGGGGCAGCTACACAGACAGCGACCTCTTCTCAGACCCCCATGAGTCCGACACAGAGACCCTCTCCCAGGCCATCAGAGCCGCGGCGGCCGAGGAGCCGGACGCTGACGGCAGTGTGCTGTTTGGATACCTGCAGGGCACCGTGGTCGGCCTCCGGTTCTACACAGGGGTG GTGAATCAGGGGGAAATGGTCGGCTTAGTGCGTGAGCCGCACAATCCATACGACCGTAACGCAGTGATGGTCGCCAACATTTATGGCAGCCAGGTGGGACACATCAAGAGGGAGCTGGCAGCAGCTATGGCATACGTCATGGACAACAACATGGCTAAAGTAGAGGG GGTGGTGTACTCGGGCACGAAGAACCAGTACAATATGCCAGTGATGCTGTCGTTctgggggggagaggagaacaAAGATGCCGTGATTGAATCAATGGCACGCCGTGGATTTAGACTGACCACAGGTACAAGCAAACCAACAG GTGCAAATCAACCATCAAGTGCATCTAAGAAAGGTTTGACCATCCCACTAACTGCAAAAGAG ctgaAGAATGCATTTGATAATCTGTTTGAAGATCTGATGGATAGTAAAGACGGCGAGAAAGAAGCTGTTGAG TCTGTGGTCACTCCTCTCCTGCCGCACCAGAGACAGGCCCTGTCCTGGATGTGTGCTCGAGAAAACAAATCTACGCTGCCGCCCTTCTGGAAGAAGACAGGCGAGCTGTACTACAACACGCTCACATGTTTCTCTGCCAAAGAAATACCAGAGAGGGTTCGTGGAGGAATACTGGCAGATGACATGGGACTG GGAAAAACTCTGACAACCATTGCTCTGATCCTCACCAACTTTCACAATGGAAAGCCCCTGCCTGTGGAGAGATGT GAGAAGGGATCCTCACCTTTTTCAGCCAAAACCAAACCACAGATGTTCTCCAAACTAGAAG GGAACAGCGATGCAACTGATGGAGCAGGAAGGAGCTCAGACCT TCCTCAGGCGGGGGGGATCTGTGCTGATATACCAGACATCGTGGAGAGAACAA GTGCTAGCAAAGGAAAGATGAAAGCCACCAAACGAAAGCCCAGTAAAG TGGCCCCAGTTCTGCAGGAGGATCTGGACTTCGCGGCAGCACTCGGTGGCTCCGCATCAGACACAGCCccgaagaaaaagaaaactgccAACAAGGCCAGTCCCACAGCCG GTTTGGAATCCTTTCTCCCTCAAAGTGCAGATGACTTATCAACAAGAACAACTCTCATCATCTGTCCACTCTCTGTGCTCAGCAACTGGCTG gaGCAGTTTGAGCAGCACGTGCATCCCAATGTGAAGCTCAACGTATATCTGTATTACGGCTCGGAGCGCAACAGGAGCAAGAAGTTTTTGTCCTCCCAGGATGTGGTGATCACCACCTACAACGTTCTGTCTGCTGACTTTGCC AATAAGAGTCCCCTCCACGGGATCAGTTGGCTGAGGGTCGTCCTGGATGAAGGACACATCATAagaaacccaaacacacagatgagtAAAGCCGTGTTGGACCTGAAGGCTGAACGCCGCTGGATTCTTTCAG GTACTCCGATCCAGAACAGTGTGAAAGACCTGTGGATGCTGGTGGCTTTCCTGCGTCTGAAGCCATTCGATGTGCGGGAGTGGTGGAACCGAGTTATCCAGAGACCCAcgacacagggagacagggacGGCCTGCA GAACCTTCAGACCCTGGTGAAGTTCATCACCCTGCGGCGGACCAAGAGCAGTGAGGCGAATGGGCGCCCCCTGGTGTCCCTGCCTGAAAAGACTGTCTACGTGGAGCAGGTGGAACTGAGCCAGCAAGAAAGAGAGGAGTACGAGTTGGCACGCAACGAAGGAAGAAACACCAtcggcag aTATGTAGCAGAGGGCTCAGTGCTGAGGAACTATGCTGATGTGTTGGCCATCCTGATGAGGCTTCGACAACACTGCTGCCACCCTGATCTGCTGGCGAAGGTTTGCTCAGATTTAG GTGCTGCAGCGACGCCCACAGAGCTTCGGGAGcgtctgatcgagaagctgcgGTTGGTGTTGGCCAGCGGCTCCGACGAGgagtgctctgtgtgtctggaCTCGGTCCGCCTCCCCGTCATCACACACTGCGCACATGTTTACTGCCGGCCCTGCATCGCCCAGGTCATCAGCACCGAGAAG GAGACGGCGCGTTGTCCTCTCTGTCGAAGTGAGATCAAGACCAAGGAGCTTGTGGAGTTTCCACAGGAGGAAATGGAAGAAGAGAACAGTATGAATtctgagaggtggaggacaagCTCAAAG gtgcAGGCGCTGATGGGAAACCTGCTCAGGCTGCGAAGTGAAGACAGCAGCATTAAAAGTTTGGTCGTCTCTCAGTTTACGCGTTTCCTCACCATACTGGAGACTCCACTCAG AGAGCACGGTTTCACTTTTGTGCGTTTCGACGGCGCCATGAGCCAAAAGAAGAGGACCCAGGTGATCCGGGAGTTTCAGAGCTCCGCGGCCGACGGCCCCGCCATCATGCTGCTGTCACTCAAAGCTGGAGGGGTGGGGCTCAACTTGACCGCCGCCTCTCGAGTTTTCCTCATGGACCCT GCCTGGAACCCAGCCACCGAGGAGCAGTGTATCGACCGCTGCCACCGTCTGGGCCAGAAGAAGAAAGTCGTCGTCACCAAG tttATTGTGAAGAGTTCAGTCGAGGAGAACATGGTGAAGATCCAGAGGCAGAAGCAGGACCTGGTGGAGAAGGCGTTTGGCTCCACAAGCACCGAAAGTAAATTGTCTCCCATCGACGACATCAGAGCTCTGATGGAGCTGTAG
- the hltf gene encoding helicase-like transcription factor isoform X1, translated as MSSPGVQMNFPRWDMHWGSYTDSDLFSDPHESDTETLSQAIRAAAAEEPDADGSVLFGYLQGTVVGLRFYTGVVNQGEMVGLVREPHNPYDRNAVMVANIYGSQVGHIKRELAAAMAYVMDNNMAKVEGVVYSGTKNQYNMPVMLSFWGGEENKDAVIESMARRGFRLTTGTSKPTGANQPSSASKKGLTIPLTAKELKNAFDNLFEDLMDSKDGEKEAVESVVTPLLPHQRQALSWMCARENKSTLPPFWKKTGELYYNTLTCFSAKEIPERVRGGILADDMGLGKTLTTIALILTNFHNGKPLPVERCEKGSSPFSAKTKPQMFSKLEGNSDATDGAGRSSDLPQAGGICADIPDIVERTSASKGKMKATKRKPSKVAPVLQEDLDFAAALGGSASDTAPKKKKTANKASPTAGLESFLPQSADDLSTRTTLIICPLSVLSNWLEQFEQHVHPNVKLNVYLYYGSERNRSKKFLSSQDVVITTYNVLSADFANKSPLHGISWLRVVLDEGHIIRNPNTQMSKAVLDLKAERRWILSGTPIQNSVKDLWMLVAFLRLKPFDVREWWNRVIQRPTTQGDRDGLQNLQTLVKFITLRRTKSSEANGRPLVSLPEKTVYVEQVELSQQEREEYELARNEGRNTIGRYVAEGSVLRNYADVLAILMRLRQHCCHPDLLAKVCSDLGAAATPTELRERLIEKLRLVLASGSDEECSVCLDSVRLPVITHCAHVYCRPCIAQVISTEKETARCPLCRSEIKTKELVEFPQEEMEEENSMNSERWRTSSKVQALMGNLLRLRSEDSSIKSLVVSQFTRFLTILETPLREHGFTFVRFDGAMSQKKRTQVIREFQSSAADGPAIMLLSLKAGGVGLNLTAASRVFLMDPAWNPATEEQCIDRCHRLGQKKKVVVTKFIVKSSVEENMVKIQRQKQDLVEKAFGSTSTESKLSPIDDIRALMEL; from the exons A tGTCCTCTCCAGGTGTCCAGATGAACTTCCCCAGGTGGGACATGCATTGGGGCAGCTACACAGACAGCGACCTCTTCTCAGACCCCCATGAGTCCGACACAGAGACCCTCTCCCAGGCCATCAGAGCCGCGGCGGCCGAGGAGCCGGACGCTGACGGCAGTGTGCTGTTTGGATACCTGCAGGGCACCGTGGTCGGCCTCCGGTTCTACACAGGGGTG GTGAATCAGGGGGAAATGGTCGGCTTAGTGCGTGAGCCGCACAATCCATACGACCGTAACGCAGTGATGGTCGCCAACATTTATGGCAGCCAGGTGGGACACATCAAGAGGGAGCTGGCAGCAGCTATGGCATACGTCATGGACAACAACATGGCTAAAGTAGAGGG GGTGGTGTACTCGGGCACGAAGAACCAGTACAATATGCCAGTGATGCTGTCGTTctgggggggagaggagaacaAAGATGCCGTGATTGAATCAATGGCACGCCGTGGATTTAGACTGACCACAGGTACAAGCAAACCAACAG GTGCAAATCAACCATCAAGTGCATCTAAGAAAGGTTTGACCATCCCACTAACTGCAAAAGAG ctgaAGAATGCATTTGATAATCTGTTTGAAGATCTGATGGATAGTAAAGACGGCGAGAAAGAAGCTGTTGAG TCTGTGGTCACTCCTCTCCTGCCGCACCAGAGACAGGCCCTGTCCTGGATGTGTGCTCGAGAAAACAAATCTACGCTGCCGCCCTTCTGGAAGAAGACAGGCGAGCTGTACTACAACACGCTCACATGTTTCTCTGCCAAAGAAATACCAGAGAGGGTTCGTGGAGGAATACTGGCAGATGACATGGGACTG GGAAAAACTCTGACAACCATTGCTCTGATCCTCACCAACTTTCACAATGGAAAGCCCCTGCCTGTGGAGAGATGT GAGAAGGGATCCTCACCTTTTTCAGCCAAAACCAAACCACAGATGTTCTCCAAACTAGAAG GGAACAGCGATGCAACTGATGGAGCAGGAAGGAGCTCAGACCT TCCTCAGGCGGGGGGGATCTGTGCTGATATACCAGACATCGTGGAGAGAACAA GTGCTAGCAAAGGAAAGATGAAAGCCACCAAACGAAAGCCCAGTAAAG TGGCCCCAGTTCTGCAGGAGGATCTGGACTTCGCGGCAGCACTCGGTGGCTCCGCATCAGACACAGCCccgaagaaaaagaaaactgccAACAAGGCCAGTCCCACAGCCG GTTTGGAATCCTTTCTCCCTCAAAGTGCAGATGACTTATCAACAAGAACAACTCTCATCATCTGTCCACTCTCTGTGCTCAGCAACTGGCTG gaGCAGTTTGAGCAGCACGTGCATCCCAATGTGAAGCTCAACGTATATCTGTATTACGGCTCGGAGCGCAACAGGAGCAAGAAGTTTTTGTCCTCCCAGGATGTGGTGATCACCACCTACAACGTTCTGTCTGCTGACTTTGCC AATAAGAGTCCCCTCCACGGGATCAGTTGGCTGAGGGTCGTCCTGGATGAAGGACACATCATAagaaacccaaacacacagatgagtAAAGCCGTGTTGGACCTGAAGGCTGAACGCCGCTGGATTCTTTCAG GTACTCCGATCCAGAACAGTGTGAAAGACCTGTGGATGCTGGTGGCTTTCCTGCGTCTGAAGCCATTCGATGTGCGGGAGTGGTGGAACCGAGTTATCCAGAGACCCAcgacacagggagacagggacGGCCTGCA GAACCTTCAGACCCTGGTGAAGTTCATCACCCTGCGGCGGACCAAGAGCAGTGAGGCGAATGGGCGCCCCCTGGTGTCCCTGCCTGAAAAGACTGTCTACGTGGAGCAGGTGGAACTGAGCCAGCAAGAAAGAGAGGAGTACGAGTTGGCACGCAACGAAGGAAGAAACACCAtcggcag aTATGTAGCAGAGGGCTCAGTGCTGAGGAACTATGCTGATGTGTTGGCCATCCTGATGAGGCTTCGACAACACTGCTGCCACCCTGATCTGCTGGCGAAGGTTTGCTCAGATTTAG GTGCTGCAGCGACGCCCACAGAGCTTCGGGAGcgtctgatcgagaagctgcgGTTGGTGTTGGCCAGCGGCTCCGACGAGgagtgctctgtgtgtctggaCTCGGTCCGCCTCCCCGTCATCACACACTGCGCACATGTTTACTGCCGGCCCTGCATCGCCCAGGTCATCAGCACCGAGAAG GAGACGGCGCGTTGTCCTCTCTGTCGAAGTGAGATCAAGACCAAGGAGCTTGTGGAGTTTCCACAGGAGGAAATGGAAGAAGAGAACAGTATGAATtctgagaggtggaggacaagCTCAAAG gtgcAGGCGCTGATGGGAAACCTGCTCAGGCTGCGAAGTGAAGACAGCAGCATTAAAAGTTTGGTCGTCTCTCAGTTTACGCGTTTCCTCACCATACTGGAGACTCCACTCAG AGAGCACGGTTTCACTTTTGTGCGTTTCGACGGCGCCATGAGCCAAAAGAAGAGGACCCAGGTGATCCGGGAGTTTCAGAGCTCCGCGGCCGACGGCCCCGCCATCATGCTGCTGTCACTCAAAGCTGGAGGGGTGGGGCTCAACTTGACCGCCGCCTCTCGAGTTTTCCTCATGGACCCT GCCTGGAACCCAGCCACCGAGGAGCAGTGTATCGACCGCTGCCACCGTCTGGGCCAGAAGAAGAAAGTCGTCGTCACCAAG tttATTGTGAAGAGTTCAGTCGAGGAGAACATGGTGAAGATCCAGAGGCAGAAGCAGGACCTGGTGGAGAAGGCGTTTGGCTCCACAAGCACCGAAAGTAAATTGTCTCCCATCGACGACATCAGAGCTCTGATGGAGCTGTAG